The following proteins come from a genomic window of Bradyrhizobium paxllaeri:
- the leuD gene encoding 3-isopropylmalate dehydratase small subunit, translating to MEKFTTLEGVAAPLKIINVDTDMIIPKQYLKTIKRTGLGKGLFSEQRYKDDGSENPDFVLNQPAYRSAKVLVAGDNFGCGSSREHAPWALLDFGIRCVISTSFGDIFYNNCFKNGILPIRVTQEDLDKLFDDAERGANATLTIDLANQEIRGPDGGKVKFEIDPFRKHCLMNGLDDIGLTMEKKSSIDDYEAKLKKERAWA from the coding sequence ATGGAAAAGTTCACCACACTGGAAGGCGTAGCTGCCCCCCTGAAGATCATCAATGTCGACACCGACATGATCATTCCGAAGCAGTACCTCAAGACCATCAAGCGCACCGGCCTTGGCAAGGGCCTCTTCTCGGAACAGCGCTACAAGGATGACGGCAGCGAGAACCCGGACTTCGTGCTCAACCAGCCGGCCTATCGCAGCGCCAAGGTGCTGGTCGCCGGCGACAATTTCGGCTGCGGCTCGAGCCGCGAGCACGCGCCGTGGGCGCTGCTGGATTTCGGTATCCGCTGCGTGATTTCGACCTCGTTCGGCGACATCTTCTACAACAACTGCTTCAAGAACGGCATTTTGCCGATCCGCGTCACCCAGGAAGATCTCGACAAGCTGTTCGACGACGCCGAGCGCGGCGCCAACGCCACGCTGACCATCGATCTCGCCAACCAGGAGATCCGCGGTCCCGACGGCGGCAAGGTGAAGTTCGAGATCGATCCGTTCCGCAAGCACTGCCTGATGAACGGCCTCGATGACATCGGGCTGACCATGGAAAAGAAGTCGTCGATCGACGACTACGAGGCGAAGCTGAAGAAAGAGCGCGCCTGGGCCTGA